A portion of the Homalodisca vitripennis isolate AUS2020 chromosome 2, UT_GWSS_2.1, whole genome shotgun sequence genome contains these proteins:
- the LOC124355772 gene encoding MFS-type transporter clz9-like produces the protein MSKRLRFFFDNLKAVIHKFEIDPHRTYNQDETGITTVQKKCPKVLALKGAKRVGGATSGERGRTITAVFCVSAGGHYIPPMLIYPRKRMTPNLQVNGPHGALYCLSNNGWTNSELFLEWLAHFKKTLTPLHPRILFF, from the coding sequence ATGAGCAAGAGGTTAAGATTTTTTTTTGATAACTTGAAAGCCgtgatacataaatttgaaatagaccCCCACCGTACGTACAATCAGGACGAAACCGGTATAACAACCGTCCAAAAGAAGTGCCCAAAAGTGTTGGCACTAAAGGGTGCTAAAAGAGTAGGTGGGGCTACTTCAGGGGAAAGGGGAAGAACAATCACAGCAGTTTTTTGTGTAAGTGCTGGTGGCCACTACATCCCACCAATGCTGATATATCCACGCAAAAGAATGACCCCCAACCTTCAAGTGAATGGACCACATGGTGCACTTTACTGCCTCTCTAACAACGGCTGGACAAACTCGGAGCTGTTTTTGGAGTGGCTAGCTCACTTTAAAAAAACACTCACACCCCTACACCCGAGGATCCTGTTCTTCTAA